The Trypanosoma brucei brucei TREU927 chromosome 2, complete sequence genome has a window encoding:
- a CDS encoding 60S ribosomal protein L44 (identical to GP:10526: ribosomal protein L44 (AA 1-106) {Trypanosoma brucei}; PIR|S10012|R6UT6A ribosomal protein L36a.e - Trypanosoma bruceiEGAD|95037|103040 ribosomal protein L44 {Trypanosoma brucei}) has product MVNYPKKKKMHCPDERCNAHKSFKVVQYKAGKARLYARGKRRYDRKQSGYGGQTKPIFHKKAKTTKKIVLKLQCSNCKSIIQNVLKRTKHFELNDKKKTGNKDPTW; this is encoded by the coding sequence atgGTTAACTAccccaaaaagaagaaaatgcatTGCCCTGATGAAAGGTGCAATGCTCACAAGAGTTTTAAGGTAGTTCAGTATAAAGCTGGTAAGGCACGTTTGTATGCCAGAGGTAAGCGCCGTTACGACCGCAAACAGTCCGGTTATGGTGGTCAGACGAAACCTATTTTCCACAAGAAGGcgaaaacgacaaaaaaaattgttttgaAGCTTCAGTGCTCCAACTGCAAGTCGATTATTCAAAATGTCTTGAAGCGCACGAAGCACTTTGAGCTGAATGACAAAAAGAAGACTGGCAACAAGGATCCTACATGGTAA
- a CDS encoding hypothetical protein, conserved (similar to GP:6249549: hypothetical protein {Trypanosoma brucei}), with protein MLRSLLLRGAAVLRGLPSVKKKELKGMVKAKKAAKLNAKGSSEPVVKTKEKTKPKAEQRVTAADKQRKQREREAERLFLQMVREERKRRRLVIRAAIRKAVSKEKEEESKLVRHYAANKRKAIAELQRLKQEDVAASVSPAPPRKTTRGRRAAKAADAEAERAFKKKIESEAEQKFLLLIEELSKKRREELQNAAALLKKQKEAESAPPVMAVANEAPLAAPEAAEAVEALAAEEMATTKTKRRRRVKSETQPEVVAAVVEEGNEEEIIHAPVIEAKGRRNRSPRKEGPKTVVAPAVIAPVVEGEDLLPVVVATAAEEEPVIKDVTVEAVDDVQEVAPVEKSEVKKTPRQRRSSPKAVKLPSVAAPVTPVVDHTPPLVAYAEVPATQQQQQQQQQQQLSHAFSLAGFADAPLVPLTGPTTPFVQRGLTGVPSFDIPVVPLRANPVETLVHNTRGVVPAPPAQFTLNIPAAQPATTPQRITNTGLLRL; from the coding sequence ATGCTGCGGTCCTTGTTGTTACGAGGAGCCGCGGTGCTTCGTGGTTTGCCATCCgttaaaaagaaggagttgaAAGGGATGGTAAAAGCCAAAAAAGCAGCGAAGTTGAATGCAAAGGGATCATCAGAACCCgtagtgaaaacaaaagagaaaactaAACCAAAAGCGGAGCAGCGAGTAACAGCTGCGGACAAACAACGAAAGCAACGTGAAAGAGAAGCAGAGCGGTTGTTTCTGCAAATGGTGAGGGAAGAGCGGAAGCGGCGCCGGTTAGTCATTCGGGCTGCCATACGGAAAGCGGTAtcgaaggagaaggaggaagaatcCAAACTTGTTCGTCACTATGCCGCCAATAAACGAAAGGCCATTGCAGAGTTGCAGAGATTAAAGCAAGAAGATGTGGCAGCATCCGTTTCACCAGCTCCTCCACGGAAGACTACTCGAGGGCGCCGCGCGGCGAAAGCAGCTGATGCCGAAGCGGAACGTgcattcaaaaagaaaatagaatcTGAAGCAGAACAAAAGTTTTTACTTCTGATTGAAGAATTGAGCAAGAAGAGACGCGAGGAACTACAGAATGCGGCTGCGCttttgaagaaacaaaaggaggcCGAAAGCGCGCCACCGGTGATGGCTGTGGCAAATGAGGCTCCGTTAGCGGCACCTGAAGCAGCGGAAGCTGTTGAGGCTCTAGCAGCAGAGGAaatggcaacaacaaaaacgaaacgtAGAAGACGAGTGAAGTCAGAGACACAACCTGAAGTAGTGGCGGCGGTTGTGGAAGAGGGGAATGAGGAAGAAATAATTCATGCTCCAGTTATCGAAgcgaagggaagaagaaacagaagtCCACGCAAGGAGGGACCAAAAACTGTTGTAGCACCCGCTGTAATAGCGCCTGTTGTTGAGGGGGAGGATCTGCTTCCAGTAGTTGTTGCAACTGCAGCCGAAGAGGAACCAGTCATAAAAGATGTGACTGTAGAAGCTGTGGATGATGTGCAGGAGGTGGCGCCAGTGGagaaaagtgaagtgaaaaaaacaccacGGCAGCGTCGCTCGTCGCCGAAGGCGGTGAAACTTCCGTCCGTAGCAGCCCCAGTTACTCCTGTTGTGGATCATACACCTCCATTAGTTGCATATGCCGAAGTTCCAGCAacccaacagcaacaacagcaacagcaacaacagcaactgaGTCATGCATTTTCTCTAGCAGGTTTTGCTGATGCACCGTTAGTTCCTCTCACGGGCCCCACTACTCCATTTGTGCAGCGGGGCCTTACCGGAGTTCCCTCCTTTGATATTCCCGTCGTTCCGTTACGTGCAAATCCCGTGGAAACTTTGGTTCACAACACGAGGGGTGTTGTGCCCGCCCCACCAGCGCAATTTACTCTTAACATTCCCGCCGCTCAACCAGCGACAACACCTCAAAGAATAACAAATACCGGACTTCTTCGACTTTAA